Part of the Cohnella candidum genome, GCCCCGCACGGAATCGGTCGCGTCGTTCAGGGAAATGACGAGGATGTTCCAGAAAGGATAGAACGTCACGACGAAGACGGCGGCCAGGAAGAGATAATTGAACAGGTCGAACCACGTGTCGGAATCGGTGAATCGGCGCAGCATCCGGCTTTCCTCCTTAAAACAGCGATTGGTTATTCAGCTTCTTGGATGCGAAGTTCACGACGACGATCAGCATGAACGCCACGACGGAGTTGAACACGCCGACCGCCGAAGCATACGAGAACATGGAATTTTGGAGACCGTACCGGAAGGAATAGGTCGACAGGACGTCCGAATAATCTTGGACGAGGCCGTTGCCGAGCAAGAAATGCTGGTCGAATCCCGCATTCAGGATGCCGCCCAGAGAAAGAATCAGCAAAATGACGATCGTCGGCTTCAAATGGGGCAGCGTGATGTAGCGAATTTGCTTGAACCGTCCGGCGCCGTCCACTTTGGCTGCCTCGTACAGATCCCCGTTGATCGAAGAGATCGCGGCCAGATAGATGATCGAGCTGTAGCCCATGTCCTTCCAGGTGTTGGCGAACGCGACGATCCACCAGAAGTACTTGCCTTCCTGAAGGAACAGAACGCTTGCGTCCGTAAGGTGCAAGAACTTCAGCAGACTGTTGACGACGCCGTCCGAAGAGAGAACGGTGACGACGATATTGGCGGCAATGACCCAGGAAATGAAATGTGGCAGGTAGGAAACGGTTTGTACGGATCTCCGGAAGAGTCCGTTCTTGACCTCGTTGACGGCAATCGCGATGATGATCGGCGCCGGAAACGAGAAGAGGAGCGTTAACAGCGTGGAGGCGATCGTGTTCCTCATGATGCGGACGAAATCGCCGTTGCGGAAAAAGTATTCGAACCAGTCCACGCCGACGAATTCGGCATGGAAAAGATGATGCCAGAAGTCGCCGAGCGACGGCTGGTAGTTGACGAAGGCCATATAAATGCCGACCATGGGCAAATAACAAAAGCACAACGCCCAAATCACGGCAGGCGAAAGCATCAACAAAAGATACTTCTGTTCATTCAGCCGGCGAGCCAACTTTTTCTTGGCGGGTGCCGTTTGTCGGAGTTCACTTGGCTGAATCGGCGTAACGGCGGAGGTTTCCAAAGCATGCACCTCATTCTCTCGTAATGTCAAAATTATAGGTTCGGTTTTTAACCTCGTTCAATAAAACAATCTGCAGAAACATACGGGAAAACGTCTTTCATCGGCTGAAGCGGTGAAGGACGTCTTTTCTCCTTTCCGGCGAGGAGTATAATGGGAGAAAATGCAGGCAAGGGAGGAGTCGGCTTTGTTTACTCTGTATCTCGTCGAAGACGAGAGCATTGAACTTGATTTTCTCAAGGAACAAATCGACTGGCCCGGCATGGGGCTCGAAGTCATCGGTTCCGCCCGGAACGGCAGGGCGGCCTGGGAGCAAATCCAGTCCTTAAAGCCGGATATCGTCCTGACGGACGTCAAGATGCCCATAATGGACGGCTTGAAGCTGGCTTCCTTGATCCAGGAGAACCTGGAAGGCATGCAGACGGTCTTCTTGAGCGGCCATGACGAGTTCGCGTACGTGAAGTCCGCTATTACGGCGGGGGCCGGCGGATATTTGCTGAAGCCCGTCGATCCGGAGGAACTGTCCGGCGTCATGGAGAAAGCGAAGACCGAAGTGGAGAAGGAAAAGCGTTTCCGCAGTTCCAGACAACTGCTGGCGGACAAGCAAATCGAAGAGATTTTGCGGCGGGCCTCGAGTGCCGACGGGGAACAGGCGTGGCAGGAACTGCTGCAGATCGACCCGGCGTTTGCCTATAAGGATTTTGGAAGCGCTGTCATTAAAATCGATAATCGGGAAATCCTTCCGGAGGACTTGCAGCAACGCCTCAAAGAAATGGGAGGTATCAGCGGCATCGTCCGCTCCGTACTGAAGGAACGTCAACAAGACGGATATTTGGTCGGCATGGAGGACGGGCGGTGCTTTCTCGTGGTTCCGGCATCGGATTGGGCCGCGGACGAATCGTTCTGGCAGGCGTTATCCGAATCCATTCCAGAAGGCGAGTCATGGACGGTCACGATCGGCCATGGCGAGCAAGCTTTGACCTTGGACCGCGCCGGGCAGCTGTTCGCGCAAGCCGATCAGGCATGTCGGGAAAGCTTTTACGCCGGTCCGGGCCGCGTTATTCGTTATGGGCAGAAACTCGAGGAAACAAGCTTTCACAAGCCGGCCTTTTCCGGCTTGAAGGAGCCGGACATGCACGCCGAAAAGGTGACGGTCTCCGGTCTGCGAGAGTTTGCGGATGAAATCGGGCCTTATCTGGATCGGGTGGCGTTGCTCAGAATGCCCAGAGAGGAAATCTATTCGCGGGCTTCCGAATGGCTCAGAGGGCTTTCCTCCGAAATGACCAAATACGAGGAATGGATGAGAAAAGGCGGGGGCGACCATCGCGAATGGAGCCGGCAAATCGGCCGGGCGGACTCGATTCACGGCATCAAGGCGGTTCTGTCGGATTTATTGAATCGGATCGTTCTCTTTCTGGAGGAGCAACAGCAGGATCGGCAAGCGGTACTCGTTCGCCGCGTCACCGAGATCGTCGACGCCGAATACGCCGAAGCCCTGACGATCGAATATTTGGCGGAGAAGGTCTATCTGTCTCCCAATTATTTAAGAGCGCTGTTCAAAGAGAAAAAGGGATGCACGATCCACGAATACTTGACCCGCGTCCGCCTCGCGAAAGCCGTGGAGCTGCTGGGCGACAAAACGCTCAAAATCCATGATGTGGCGCACCGGGTCGGTTTCGAGAACACGTCCTATTTTTGCTCGATCTTCTACAAAGCCCAAGGAGTCACGCCGAATGAGTATCGCAAAAAGTTCCTCTGAGCTCCTGTCCGGCATCGTTCAACGAATCCGAAACCAAAAGCTGCGCAGCAAGTTGTTTCTCGTGTTTCTGCTCGCCGCGATCGTGCCGGTTTCCTACCTCGTGCTCTATTCTTACCAAACCGTTAAGGACCAATTGATCCGGCAGGCGGAAAGCAACGTCGGGAGCACCATGGACCAGGTCAACAAAAACATCGAAAACACGCTCGACAACTATAAGCAAGCCTCTACCCTGATCTATTTGGATACGCAGCTGCGCAACTATTTGCTGAATGATTACGGCGCCAACGACTTGTCATTCTTGGACGCTTACGATTACATCAACAAAACCTTATACAAAATGATGGCGATTAACTCCAATCTGAAATCGATCACGATTTATACCGACAACCATTCCTTGCACACCGACGGTTTCTTTATCAAGTATATGGAAGACCTGCCGCAATCGTTGAAGGATCAGACGCAGAAGGCCGCGGGCAATATCACCTTGTTCTTCGCGAACCGCGCCGGCGCCCAAGGGAACAACATGACGCTCGCCAGGTCTCTAAACTATTTAAGCCTGAATTATCCGTACGGCATCCTGACCATGGAAATCACGGAACGGGAACTCCATTCGCTGATCGAGAAGGAAAACAACAACAAAACGATCATCGTCGCCGACTCGGAGGGCAATATCATTACGTCCGGCCTTCCGGACCGCAAGATCAGCAACTTGGCGCAACTCTCCGAGATGGACAGCCGGGACACGATGGTTTTCGAAAAGTCCATGAAGTACGGCTGGAAAACGGTCGTGCTGCTTCCATACAGCGAATTGCTCGGGCCGGCGCAGCGGGCCGCCCAGAACATTCTTTATACCGCGCTCGCCTGCATCGCCGCTGCGATCGTGCTGATCTACGCCACGAGCAAGTTCATGACCAAGCGGATCGAAATTCTGCTCCAGCAGATCCGCAAAGTCGAACGCGGTTCCTTCGACCTCACGTTTCGGCCCATGGGCCATGATGAAATCGGGCAGCTTTCCTTTGCCCTGAACAAGATGGCCTCGAAGATGACAGGGCTGATCCAGGATATTTACCGGCAGGAACTTGCCAAGAACGAAGCGGAAATGTCGAGCCTGCAAGCCCAGATCAATCCTCATTTTTTATACAATACGCTCGCCTCGATCTCGGCGCTGGCGCTGAAGAACAATAACCCCCAGGTTCACCGGATGGCGGACGACTTGGCGAGGTTTTACCGGATTTCGCTGAACAAAGGCAAGAAGAGCATCACGATCGAGCGGGAAATTAAGCTGACCGAACACTATTTATCCATCCAGCAGACGAGGTTCCGGAACTTGTTCAAGGTCCACAGCTGCTTGGACGAGTCGCTTTACCCGTATACGACGCTGAAGCTGATTTTGCAGCCGTTCATCGAGAACTGCATTAATCATGCGATCTGGGACGACGAGAGTTGCCTGAACATCGTTTTGAAACTGGAGTCAGAAGGCGACGATATCGTTTTTTCCGTCATCGACGACGGTATGGGGATTCCCGAAGCGGTATGCCGGGAACTGAATCAAGGACTCGATGAGCAGCAGGGCTTCGGCATTTTCAACGTAAACAAGCGAATTCAGCTGGCCTTCGGGGCGAAATACGGCGTGAAAATTTACAGCAGGCTCGGCATCGGCACTTCGGTCAAAATCCGTTTTCCCAAGACCAGCCTGTTTGTATGAAAGGCGTTTTCCGTTACGTTTAATAAAATCGGATTATAGAAAACCCTTATCGGCGGTGCTTAAATTAAAGCTAAACTAGCGGGTTCGAGTATAGCGCGCAAACAAGAAACCGCTGTCAACACACTTGAGGAGGATCAGTTCGCGATGAGGGTAAAGGGTCATTATTATTTGGCGGTCGTGATGATCGTCGTGTTGTCGCTGCTGGCGGCATGCGGAAGCAATAAGGGGTCGGATGCAAGCAGTTCCCCTTCAGAGTCTGGCGCCGCTTCCCAGAGCGCGGCTCCGAGCGAGAGCGGCTCCGCGAGTCCCGCGGACGACAAGCCGATAACGTTCACCTTCTTTGACAAGAACGTGGGAGACGCGTTCAACAATCCGGTCGCGCAAGAGATCACGAAGCGGACCGGCGTTTCGCTGGAAATCCAGCAGCCGACGGGCAACCCTTCGGAAAAGCTGAATCTGATGCTGGCGAGCAACGATTTGCCGGATTTGATGTCCATCGGCCGAGGCGACATTTTAGACAAGTATATCGCGGCGGGAGCGCTGCTGCCTCTTAACGACTTGATCGACCAATACGGCCCGCATATCAAGGAAATGTACGGCGATATGCTGAACAAGACCCGCTCGGCCGACGGCAAAAACTATTACTTGGCCAACTGGTACGGCCTTGAGCAATATCCGATTTTCGGCTTCCTGATGAGAATGAACGTGCTGGAAGAGCTCGGAGCCGGAGATAAAATCAATAACGGCCAGCCTTTCACCCAACAAGAGTTCGTGGATCTCTTGAAGAAATACCAGGAAAAATATCCGACGGTGAACGGCAAGAAAGCCTATCCTTTCACGTTTAACGGCGAAAACATCGGCGCGGTGAAAGGCACGTTCAAAGGCATGTACGGCATGATGCCGTATTACGAGAATAACGGGCAGCTCCAGAGCGAAGTGAAGGATCCGAAATTCATCGAAATGATCAAGTTCATGAATTCCCTGTACACGCAAGGCTTCATCGATCCGGAATGGGCGACGAACAAGACGCAGCAGTACGAGCAGAAACTGTCGAGCGGCGCCATTTTCGCGACGGCGGACGCTTTCTGGAACGTCGGCAATCCGAACACGGCATTGAAACAAGCGGCAGCGGATCAGGCCAAAAAGGACGCCGCGCAGTTTTATCCCTACAAAGTCGTCGCGGACGGCGCGGATGCTTCGAAATTGACGTACGGTCCCAAAAGCTCGCTGGGATGGGACGGCATCGGGATCAGCAAGAGCAATAAAGATCCGGCGAGAGCCATTCGGTTCCTCGATTTCCTCGCCAGCGAGGAAGGGCAATACCTGATGATGTGGGGCATCGAAGGCGTGCATTGGGACATGAAGGATGGGAAACACGTTCCGAGACAGGAAGTGTTCGACGGCTTCGATAAGGATTGGGCCGGCTATTCCACGAAAACCGGCATTCGCAAGTGGACGTGGGCCGTCAAGAACGGGCCGGGTACCGACGGTACGCCGTACGACCTGATCGGCCGTTACCGCCAGGATCCCGTGTCCTCCCTTGCGATCAAAAACCTCGCGGACACGTCGTTCGACACGGCGCCATATGACAATCTGGGTCCGAGCGGCGGCACGCCGGAAGCGATCATGCAGCAGAAGGTAACCGAAATCGGGGACAAATATTTCCCTAGAATGGTCATGGCGCCGAGCGAAGCGGATGCCGTGAAGCTGTACGATAAAATGCTGCAGGAGATGGAAACGGCGGGTCTGTCGAAGCTGGAGAAGATCTATACGGACAATTACGCCAAGCGCATGGAGCTGTGGAAATAATCACGAGAAGGAGAGAGCCGATTGCGGTGCTGCCAAAGCACCCTGTCGGCTCTCGACACAAGCGGGAGGAATAAGAGATGAGCCGCAATAAGGGACGTTTCTTCAAACCATTCATGCTCATGCTGGCGATTTTGACGGGGGTTGCCGTGATGCCGGGGAACAGTAACGGAAAGACGGTCGCGACTGTGCAAGTCGAAAACAAGAACGGCATCGTGACGGCGGGCAACGGCACGTACGCCTTGTCGTATGATTTATCCTCGGGCAGGGGGAGCATCGCTTGGAACGGGGTAACGGTGATGGAGAATTTCCATTCGGCGTATAAGCTGGCCGGACAAGAGGCGACCGTCCGATCCACCGATCCGGCGACGCGAACGGCCGAATGGACGAAGCCGGAAACAAGCATCTACGGACGGGACGAAGTGAAGCTCACGATCAAGACCGTGGCGGACACGGGAGCCGTCATGGCGTTGAATGTCTATTTGCTTCCGGATAAAGCCTATTTCCTCGCGGATATGAGCGTGACCGACCCGACCGCTGCGCCGATCGAAATGTTGGAGCCTTTCGAGGCCGCGTCCTTGGACTTGCCGGGAGGTTCCGACAAGAGAGTTTTTACCACGCCTTACTCGAACAACTTCGATTTCGGCGTCGCGCCCGTGCACGATTTCGGGAACAGCCAGAACGGAGCGGATCGGTTCGAGGGTGAGCAGCTGACGTGGCAGAAGTTCAACGGCATCAGCCATTGGGTCACCGCCTTGTTCGATGAAACTTCCAAACGGGGAATCGTGGCGGGAGCGGCTACCGCGAAAAAATGGAAGAGCGCCCAGCGTCTCGGCGAAGCGCAAAGCGAGAACGGCCCTTTATCGGCGTTCGCGCTGTATAACTGGGGAGGCTCGCAGAGCGGAGCCGTCGTCGAGTCGGACAAGTTTTTCGTCGGATTCTACGATGACTATCAATCCGGATTGGAGGAGTACGGCAAAGTTTACGACACCGGCGAGCCTCATTTGAAATGGAACGGCAGCGTGCCGATGGGCTACAACACGTACTACTCCCACTACAACTACGCGACGGCGGAAGCGATGTATCCGATGGTGGATTACATGGCGAAGTACCTGAAACCGCTGGGCTATGAGTATTTCAATCTGGACGGCGGATTCCAACCGGAGAAGGGACTGCCTTCCGAAGAAGGAATGAAAGCCTTCGCCGATTACGTGCATAGCAAAGGCTTGAAGGTCGGCGGATACCAGACGCCCTTTACCATCTACGACGCCTGGCTGGATCTTCCGATCCCGGGCACGCCGTATACCCATCGGGATATTTGCCTGAAGGATGCGAACGGCAATTTGATCCGGACTTACCTCGGCACGTATGCGATGGACGTCACCCATCCCGGCGCGCAGGTCGCGTTGCGCAACGCCATTCAACAATACGTCGACTGGGGTTTCGATTACTTAAAGCTCGACTTCATCGACATGGGCATGTATGAAGGGCAGCACTACGATCCGTCGGTCAACGGCATGCAGGCGTACCGCATCGGCATGGGCATTATCCGCGATACGGTGCTGGCGGCCGGCCGGCCGATCTACCTGAACGAATCGATCGCGCCGCTGCTGCCGGCCGCTTTCGCCCATGGCAGAAGAAGCGCCTGCGATACGTCCATCGGCGTCGACGGTTATTCCGGCATCGAGCGCCAGGCTTTCAATACCGCGGCATCTTGGTGGACCAACGGCACGCTGTACGAATTCAACGACCCGGACATGATCATGCCGGAAAATTTCACGCAAGGTTTCTGGTACAAATACACCCAGAACGAAGGAAAACAGCTGGCCACGACGGTCGCGATGGGCGGCGGTCATTGGCTGATCGGCGACAACCTTCCTTTCTTGTCCGAAGAACGAATGGACGTTTTGGAAAACAAGGATCTGCTCGCGATCGTCAAGATGGGCAAGGCAGCCAAGCCGGTACAAATGCCGAACGTGTACCACAAGGGAGAACGGCCGCCGTCGGTCCTGTATTTGCAAGGCGGGAAAGGCGACGTCTATGTCGGATTGACGAACTGGAGCACGAGCGAGGATACGCGGTTGACGGTGAAAATGGCCGATCTGGGACTGAATCCGCATGCCCAATACACCTTGACAGAAGTTTACTCTGGCCGCACGCTCGGCAAATTTTTGGGTGAGTTCGTCTATCCGCTGCCGCCCAAAGGGACGGCGATCGTAAAGATTAGCAATGGAGGAAGCGGCAAGGGTGATAACGAGCCTGTGAACCTGGCTCTGGGGAAACCGGTGAATGTCTCCTCCTCATGGAGTGCCGATTACGATGGGAACAAAATGACCGACGGCCTTCTCAACACGAGATGGAGCGCGGCAGACGGACATACCAGCGGAGAATGGGCGGAGATCGATTTTGGCCAACCTGAACGGCTGAACCGCGTGGTGATCAAGGAGCATAAGGGCTCCTACCTCCAAATCGCCAACTATGCTTTACAATACTGGGACGGCAGCCGATACGTTGATCTGACCAAAGGCTTCACGGTCGGGGACAACAAGATCATCAACTTCAAGACGGTGACGACTTCCAAGATCCGATTGTTCATGACGAGCAATTATATCATTCCGTCCATTGAAGAGATCGAAGCTTACAACGTGGAAGGCAACGGCGGCCCCGTCATCGTGCAAGACAGC contains:
- a CDS encoding ABC transporter substrate-binding protein yields the protein MRVKGHYYLAVVMIVVLSLLAACGSNKGSDASSSPSESGAASQSAAPSESGSASPADDKPITFTFFDKNVGDAFNNPVAQEITKRTGVSLEIQQPTGNPSEKLNLMLASNDLPDLMSIGRGDILDKYIAAGALLPLNDLIDQYGPHIKEMYGDMLNKTRSADGKNYYLANWYGLEQYPIFGFLMRMNVLEELGAGDKINNGQPFTQQEFVDLLKKYQEKYPTVNGKKAYPFTFNGENIGAVKGTFKGMYGMMPYYENNGQLQSEVKDPKFIEMIKFMNSLYTQGFIDPEWATNKTQQYEQKLSSGAIFATADAFWNVGNPNTALKQAAADQAKKDAAQFYPYKVVADGADASKLTYGPKSSLGWDGIGISKSNKDPARAIRFLDFLASEEGQYLMMWGIEGVHWDMKDGKHVPRQEVFDGFDKDWAGYSTKTGIRKWTWAVKNGPGTDGTPYDLIGRYRQDPVSSLAIKNLADTSFDTAPYDNLGPSGGTPEAIMQQKVTEIGDKYFPRMVMAPSEADAVKLYDKMLQEMETAGLSKLEKIYTDNYAKRMELWK
- a CDS encoding sensor histidine kinase is translated as MSIAKSSSELLSGIVQRIRNQKLRSKLFLVFLLAAIVPVSYLVLYSYQTVKDQLIRQAESNVGSTMDQVNKNIENTLDNYKQASTLIYLDTQLRNYLLNDYGANDLSFLDAYDYINKTLYKMMAINSNLKSITIYTDNHSLHTDGFFIKYMEDLPQSLKDQTQKAAGNITLFFANRAGAQGNNMTLARSLNYLSLNYPYGILTMEITERELHSLIEKENNNKTIIVADSEGNIITSGLPDRKISNLAQLSEMDSRDTMVFEKSMKYGWKTVVLLPYSELLGPAQRAAQNILYTALACIAAAIVLIYATSKFMTKRIEILLQQIRKVERGSFDLTFRPMGHDEIGQLSFALNKMASKMTGLIQDIYRQELAKNEAEMSSLQAQINPHFLYNTLASISALALKNNNPQVHRMADDLARFYRISLNKGKKSITIEREIKLTEHYLSIQQTRFRNLFKVHSCLDESLYPYTTLKLILQPFIENCINHAIWDDESCLNIVLKLESEGDDIVFSVIDDGMGIPEAVCRELNQGLDEQQGFGIFNVNKRIQLAFGAKYGVKIYSRLGIGTSVKIRFPKTSLFV
- a CDS encoding response regulator transcription factor; the protein is MFTLYLVEDESIELDFLKEQIDWPGMGLEVIGSARNGRAAWEQIQSLKPDIVLTDVKMPIMDGLKLASLIQENLEGMQTVFLSGHDEFAYVKSAITAGAGGYLLKPVDPEELSGVMEKAKTEVEKEKRFRSSRQLLADKQIEEILRRASSADGEQAWQELLQIDPAFAYKDFGSAVIKIDNREILPEDLQQRLKEMGGISGIVRSVLKERQQDGYLVGMEDGRCFLVVPASDWAADESFWQALSESIPEGESWTVTIGHGEQALTLDRAGQLFAQADQACRESFYAGPGRVIRYGQKLEETSFHKPAFSGLKEPDMHAEKVTVSGLREFADEIGPYLDRVALLRMPREEIYSRASEWLRGLSSEMTKYEEWMRKGGGDHREWSRQIGRADSIHGIKAVLSDLLNRIVLFLEEQQQDRQAVLVRRVTEIVDAEYAEALTIEYLAEKVYLSPNYLRALFKEKKGCTIHEYLTRVRLAKAVELLGDKTLKIHDVAHRVGFENTSYFCSIFYKAQGVTPNEYRKKFL
- a CDS encoding ABC transporter permease, producing MQPSELRQTAPAKKKLARRLNEQKYLLLMLSPAVIWALCFCYLPMVGIYMAFVNYQPSLGDFWHHLFHAEFVGVDWFEYFFRNGDFVRIMRNTIASTLLTLLFSFPAPIIIAIAVNEVKNGLFRRSVQTVSYLPHFISWVIAANIVVTVLSSDGVVNSLLKFLHLTDASVLFLQEGKYFWWIVAFANTWKDMGYSSIIYLAAISSINGDLYEAAKVDGAGRFKQIRYITLPHLKPTIVILLILSLGGILNAGFDQHFLLGNGLVQDYSDVLSTYSFRYGLQNSMFSYASAVGVFNSVVAFMLIVVVNFASKKLNNQSLF
- a CDS encoding discoidin domain-containing protein, which gives rise to MSRNKGRFFKPFMLMLAILTGVAVMPGNSNGKTVATVQVENKNGIVTAGNGTYALSYDLSSGRGSIAWNGVTVMENFHSAYKLAGQEATVRSTDPATRTAEWTKPETSIYGRDEVKLTIKTVADTGAVMALNVYLLPDKAYFLADMSVTDPTAAPIEMLEPFEAASLDLPGGSDKRVFTTPYSNNFDFGVAPVHDFGNSQNGADRFEGEQLTWQKFNGISHWVTALFDETSKRGIVAGAATAKKWKSAQRLGEAQSENGPLSAFALYNWGGSQSGAVVESDKFFVGFYDDYQSGLEEYGKVYDTGEPHLKWNGSVPMGYNTYYSHYNYATAEAMYPMVDYMAKYLKPLGYEYFNLDGGFQPEKGLPSEEGMKAFADYVHSKGLKVGGYQTPFTIYDAWLDLPIPGTPYTHRDICLKDANGNLIRTYLGTYAMDVTHPGAQVALRNAIQQYVDWGFDYLKLDFIDMGMYEGQHYDPSVNGMQAYRIGMGIIRDTVLAAGRPIYLNESIAPLLPAAFAHGRRSACDTSIGVDGYSGIERQAFNTAASWWTNGTLYEFNDPDMIMPENFTQGFWYKYTQNEGKQLATTVAMGGGHWLIGDNLPFLSEERMDVLENKDLLAIVKMGKAAKPVQMPNVYHKGERPPSVLYLQGGKGDVYVGLTNWSTSEDTRLTVKMADLGLNPHAQYTLTEVYSGRTLGKFLGEFVYPLPPKGTAIVKISNGGSGKGDNEPVNLALGKPVNVSSSWSADYDGNKMTDGLLNTRWSAADGHTSGEWAEIDFGQPERLNRVVIKEHKGSYLQIANYALQYWDGSRYVDLTKGFTVGDNKIINFKTVTTSKIRLFMTSNYIIPSIEEIEAYNVEGNGGPVIVQDSSNSGYSWYSDIRAKVQRMQVFTLKNADLPKLDVYIYESYRNTVPADAYYFDIVTLDEQDNPKEKIFSASLPAYNIPGSDSAYSIYPRLTNLDTSKKYGLILKSPSSVMTPTTDNNYGFAYSDGDPYPDGYEKLSLDGGVTWLTENGGRRDLIFTLYSNE